The DNA region gcctACTATTCTAGAGAGTGAAAAGGACTTATAAAGTACAAAAAATTAAACTTCTCATGTTCTATTAAATggttttaaggaatttttgtgttgaCTAGTTGGCCACTGTGGATCATGGTCTTGGTCCTCACCTTTCCCCAACttcttgtttttccatttaaTCCTGCTTCCCATCAGCTTTCTTTCCCCAGCAGCATCCCCATCCCTGTTGTTTTCCGTACTTATTCCCGCACTTAAGCCTGCATTTAAGTATTTGTCCTTGGGATACAGAGAGCTTTGTAACATTTGTCTCCTTGTAGGGTTTCTCAAAGCTTTCTCCCTTGCAAAACATAATTAACACTTGCTGACAATTGTGTTTCAGGTCTGGAAATGAAGCCTGAGACCAGGGACTTGCCTCCAACTGAGGAATACATGGAACAAAAGCCTGAGCAGACAGTGTGCTTCCTGGGTGAAGACACTGTCCAGATTCCTACAGGTGCAGAAGCCAGTGAGCAGGAAGGCAAGTTACAGACAGCACAGAAGAATGCCACGGGAAACAGGCGGTTCTATTGCCGTGAATGTGGGAAGAGCTTTGCTCAGAGTTCAGGCCTAAGTAAACACAAAAGAATCCACACTGGATtgaaaccctatgaatgtgaaGATTGTGGGAAGACCTTTATTGGGAGCTCTGCCCTTGTCATTCATCAGAGAGTTCACACTGGTGAGAAGCCATATGAATGTGAAGATTGTGGCAAAGTCTTCAGTCACAGCTCAAACCTCATCAAGCACCAGAGAACTCACACTGGGGAAAAGCCCTACGAGTGTGATGACTGTGGAAAACCTTCACTCAGAGCAGCAGCCTCCTTGAACATCACAAAATTCACACCAGTGAGAAGCCATTCCAGTGCAACTtgtgtggcaaagcctttagGCGTAGCTCACATCTCCTGAGGCATCAGCGGATCCATGGTGATAGAACTGCCCCAAAGCCTCTTCATCGGAAGGCCTGGGAGGATCAGAGGAGGGTGGCAAGCCAGGGGGATGATGCTGAAGCTCCTGAGACTTATCAGTGCAGTGAGTGTGAGAGAAGTTTCACTCAGAGTAGAAGCCTTATTGAACATAAAAAAATCCACACCGGTGAGAAACCTTCCAGTGTGATGCATGTGGGAAAGGCTTTACCCGAACTTCATACCTTGTTCAACATCAGAGAAGCCATGTGGGGAAAAGAATTGTCTCACAGTGATCTGTAGCACACCTGC from Arvicanthis niloticus isolate mArvNil1 unplaced genomic scaffold, mArvNil1.pat.X pat_scaffold_1097_arrow_ctg1, whole genome shotgun sequence includes:
- the LOC117701455 gene encoding LOW QUALITY PROTEIN: zinc finger protein with KRAB and SCAN domains 3-like (The sequence of the model RefSeq protein was modified relative to this genomic sequence to represent the inferred CDS: inserted 3 bases in 3 codons); its protein translation is MAREPGAWAALNARSAEGGTGLLVVKVEQEEASPLAEEASWLGSPGPDRSRQRFRAFRYPEAAGPRQALSRLRELCRQWLRPDMHSKEQILELLVLEQFLTILPGXLQAWVREQHPDSGEEVVALLEYLDRQLDETPPQVPTGEWSQELLCCKVALVTPSQDSQSSHSQAMKSLFKHESQEFLECSPLQARGLEMKPETRDLPPTEEYMEQKPEQTVCFLGEDTVQIPTGAEASEQEGKLQTAQKNATGNRRFYCRECGKSFAQSSGLSKHKRIHTGLKPYECEDCGKTFIGSSALVIHQRVHTGEKPYECEDCGKVFSHSSNLIKHQRTHTGEKPYECDDCGXTFTQSSSLLEHHKIHTSEKPFQCNLCGKAFRRSSHLLRHQRIHGDRTAPKPLHRKAWEDQRRVASQGDDAEAPETYQCSECERSFTQSRSLIEHKKIHTGEKPXQCDACGKGFTRTSYLVQHQRSHVGKRIVSQ